GGCATTCTTTGGTTCATGACTTAGCTCCCCGCTTCGCAGGAGACACATAGGGGGCTTCCACGACGGGTTTGTTCACACTGAAGAGCGCCAGATGCGCCTGAAGGATCGGAACCCAGCTCTCCCTTTGGTCCTTGGACTTGCTGAGACCCTCCTGAACCAAGGCTACTGCTTCCTCAAAGCGCCCAGCAGAGGCATAGGCCACGGCCACCAAGTCCAGGATCTCAGGAGTCCGGACCCCTTGCTGGGCTTCCAATACCCCTTGGGCGAGACGAGCAGCTTCGGCCCCGTTTCGAATACCCGCATCAGCACTGGCCGCCAAGATCCAAGCCCGTTCCATCCGGGCCCTCAAATGACCGGGGACCATGCGATCCACCTGATCCAGAGCCGCCAAGGCCTCTAAATCATAGCCACGCTGGTGGATCGCCCAGGCTAGGCTACAGATTTTCTCTGCACTGAACATGGCCCGGAGGGTCTGGCGGAAAGCCGCCCGTGCCCCTTCTCGATCCCCCAGATCGGAGAGGATATACGCTTTCTGTTCCCACAGCCCAGGGTTGTAGGGATCAGCTTCGAGGGCCCTCAGTATGTATACCTTCGCTTGAGGGAGATCCCGCTTCGCCTGCATGACGGAGGACATGCCCGCCAGGGCAGTCCCATCCTTGGAATCCATACCCAAAGCCGTCTGGAAGCAGATTTCGGCATTCGCGACCGACCCCTTCATGAGGAGTACTACGCCAAGGTTGTCAAGGTAGGCTGGGGTCCCGGGATCCCTTTGCACGGCAATCCTGAGGTGCTCAAGCCCTTCCTGATACCGGCCCGCTTTTCCCAGGCTGAGGCCATAGTTTGACTCAAAAAGCGGGGTTCCCGGGGCAATCTGCACGGCCTTGCCGTATTCCTGGATGGCTTCCTGCAGACGCCCTCTCTCTATGAGCTGGTACGCGTAGTTATTGTGGCCTCGCGGGTTGTGTGGCGAAGCCAGGATTACGCTATACCAGAGGTCCAGAGGGTCCTTGTAGTCCTCGTTGCGCAGGTAGGTCAGGATACCCAGGGTGGCTAGGATGGCGGCAAAAAGGGCCGCCACGAGGAAGTTCATCCAGGCCAAGCGGGCACCCCAGCGTTCCCTGACCACCCTCAATCCGGCATGGACGACCAACACCAAAGCCACCAGGGCCGGGACCAGGGGTAGGTACATCCGGTGCTCCACCGCCAGATCCAGGATGGGCATGACGCTGGAAGTCGGGGCGAGGATGGCCAGGAAGAGGAGGGGCAGGAAGGCCAGACGGGGACGCTTGAAGAAGGCCCAGATGGTGAAGCCCAGAAGCACCAAGGCGGCCACGATTCCGGGAGCCAGGGGCTTCCACGAGGTAGTGGGCTGCCAGAAGTAGTCGAAGACCAGGGGGTGGGGCCAGATCACCATCCGGAGGTAGTGAAGGACCACCCTAGGCTGATTGAGGGCGTATTTCCACCAGGGCATGGTGTAGCCCGAAGCTGCGAAGGTTCGGGGAGCTGCGTGGAGCTGGACATAGAGGAAGGGGAGCCATGTGAGGACCAGCCCCAGGTAGAACCAACGCCTCTCCCGCATGGCCCCCCGGAAGGATCCCGCCACAAAAGCCCGGTCAAAGCAGAGCACCAGCAAGGGAAGGGAGACCGCAATCTCCTTGCTCTGAAGGGCCAGGGCACAGGCCAGTACAGCCAGAACCTGCCAAAGGAGCTTCCGGGACTCCAGACTCCGGAGGAAGGCATAGAAGGTGGCCAGGATCAAAAGAGAGACGACGGATTCGTAGCGCTGCGTGATGTACGAAACCGACTCTGTGACCAGGGGGTGGAGGGCCCAAAGAGCCGCAATGCCCAAAGCCAGGGCAGAAATCTGGTCCTTGAAGCGCTCCTGGAAGCAGGGAAGGAGAAGGGTACGCCGCACCACCCCAAGGAGGGTCAGAGAAGCCAGAAGGTGAACCGCCAAATTCACCAGATGGAAGCCAAAAGGACGCACCCCCCCGAAGGCGTAGTTGAGGGCGAAGCTCAGGGTCACCAGGGGGCGGTTCAACCATCCCTTGCCTGGAAGGATGAGGACATCCCGGAGGGGCCAGAGGTGGCGGATGGTGTACTGGTCAAGTACATCGCAATAGTCATCATAGGTAAAAGGGCTGTGCAAACTGTTGGAGTAGGCCAGAAGCACAGCCAGGACCAAGAGCAGGGCCATAGCCCAGGGGGGCCAGACCCGGTGGCGACGGAGGGCGGAGGGCGTCTCCACACCAAGAAGAGGGGATGGGACCTGCTGCATATCGCTCCTTGCCTTGCCTGCGGACTAGCTTAACGGATGGCTCCGGGCAAAAAAAAAGCACCCCTGAATTTCCAGGGGTGCTTCCGAAGCCTGCGGCAATCAGTCGAGGGCCACGATCTTGGTGGTGGAGGCGGACACACCGCCCTTCAGGTACAAGGCAGTGATGATCACGGCGGAGTAAGACTGGCCGGTGGCAGGGTCAGTATAGTTAGTGCCATTGAGGGCCACCTGACCCACCCCACCCGTTGCAGCAGCGATGAAGGGGGCGCTGCCGGCATAGTAGGGATTGACCGTATTGGGGGTGGTGAAGTTGGAAAGGGCAAGCACGGAGCCCACCACCTCGGTGGCGGTGACAGCGGTGCCGTTCTCCTTCATGGTGTCGTTGACGCGAGCACACTCACCGGCGATGGCGTCGGCGTTGCCCTGGGTGGCCTTGGCCTTGGCGCGCTCACGCTGTCCCAGCAGGGCGGGGATGGCGATCGCGGAGATGATGCCGATGATGGCGAGGACGAGCAGAAGCTCGATGAGGGTGAAGCCGGACTGCTTCTTCATGGGTTTCTCCTTTAGGAACCTGGCCCCGATCTTAGGCAATCCCCGGGCCAATTGCCACTGAATGTGAAAAAGCGTGGGAAGAAGGCGGGAATGGCTTCCAGGCAGCGCTCCGGGTCCCCCTTTCTCCCTCCCAGATGCCCTGCTCCGGCAGAAAGGGGTGCCCCGCTGCGTCACCTACTTCAGGCGCTGGAGCTCCGAGCCCGCCTGATCTGTCTGGTAAGCGGTGGTAGCGAGAGAGGGGTCCACCACAGTCAGGGTGTAGGCCAGGCCACTGGAACCGATCTCCAGGGTGTAGTCCATGGTGGAGTTGCCCTTGGGGGTGAAGGTGGGCAGGAGGGAGGTGGCCGAGGAATCCGCGGTCCCCGAAGCAGGCCAACTATAGGTCGCCGCAGTACCGTAGATCCCGTTCTCAGCCTTGCGGGACTCCAAGAGGAGAGACATCACCTTGGCGTTGGCCATGGCATCGCCCACCACCCGGGCACGACGGCGCTGGCCCAGGTAGCTAGGGATGGCGATGGCGGAGATGATGCCAAGGATGGCGACGACCAGCAGCAGCTCTATGAGGGAGAAGCCCTTCTGTTCCTTCCTGCGACCGTACATGGCAAGCCTCCCGGGGATGAGAGTACTATGCAATCCCTGTGCTGGTTTTCAAGGTCAAATGCGGGTCCAGGCCACATGAAAGTGGGCAAGGATGGCGTCGCGCTCGACTTTCTCCTGCTCGGCCATGCTGGTGTAGGGGTGGCAGTAGATCACCCGGCGGACGCCGCGGCGGATGAGGGCGCGGGTGCAGGTGAGGCAGGGCTCGTGGGTGACGTAGGCGGTGGCCACGGAGCCGTCACAGAAGCCCAGGGCGTTCTCCTCGGCGTGGCTGGTATGGAGGCAGCGCTGATTGGGGCCGCAGGTCTCGGGGGTGCAGTGGGGCATGCCGGGGAGGGCACCGTTGTAGCCCGCGGAGGCGATGCCGCCATCGGGGCGCAGGAGGATGCAGCCCACCTTGAGGCGGCAGCAGGTCCCCAGGCGGCTCAGCTCCAGGGCCATGTTCATGAAGACCTGGTCCTTGAGGGCGTGGCGGTCGGGATCGTAGGTCACGGAGGCCTCCTTGAAGGAGGATAACCGGGATAGGGGAGCAGGGATGGAGGGAGGCACAGGATCGAAAAGCTGAAAAGCCTTTGGCCACGGATGCACACAGATGAGCACAGATGGATCGCGACCCACCCTGGGTGAGCGCGAGGCCCCGCCTGGGACAGGTTCAGGAAGGGGTTCGGCCCGTGGACGCGCTGGTGCGTCTCAGGGCCGCACCCCTTCCTGAACGCGGACGGTCCCCGTCCGCCCCCGCGCAGCGGGGCCTCCCAGGCGGGGCCTCCCGCTCACCCGAGCCGCACCCATCCAGCTTTTATCCGTGCGCATCCGCGCTCATCCGTGGCTGATCTGCTTTCGGCTTTTCCTCCTTACGGTCCATCCTCGGCGCCCTGCCCCTGTCCCCGGCCCCCCAAAGTCAAGCCGCAGGGGCCACCTGACGAAGCAGGGGCGTGCAGGTGGCAGTCCCACGCGGGGTCCGGTCGGCATCGAAGCCCTGGAGGCCCATCCCCGTTCCCGGGCCCCCGCGGCAAGCTACACTGAACCCCAAAGAGGTACACCTTGGCTGAAGAACTGAACCCCACCCAGATATTCGACGAACAGCCCAAAATCCCCGAGGTCCTGCCGGTCCTGCCCCTGCGGGACGTGGTGGTCTACCCCTATGTGATCCTGCCCCTCAGCGTCAGCCGCGAGAAGTCCATCCGCGCCGTGGACACCGCCCTGGTCGAGAACCGCATGATCCTGCTCCTATCCCAGAAGCAGACGGAGATGGACGACCCCAAGCCCGAAGACCTCTACCAGGTCGGCACCGCAGCCCTCATCGTCCGCGTGCTCAAGCTCCCCGATGGCCGCATCCGCGCCCTGGTCCAGGGCCTCCAGCGGGTCCGGGTCGAATACTTCACCGAGACCGAAAACGTCTTCAAGGCCCGGGTCGAGCCCCTGGTGGAGCCTGAGAGCCCCAACTCCAGCGTGGAGCAGGATGCCCTCATGCGCTCGGTCAAGCAGACCCTGGAGAAGGCCGTCGCCCTGGGCAAGAGCCTCAACCAGGAGGTCCTGGTCATCGCCGCCAACCTGGACGCCCCCGGGCGCCTGGCGGACCTGGTGGCCTCCAACCTGGAGCTCAAGCCCCCCCAGCTCCAGGAGGTCCTGGAGATCATCGATCCCCTGGCCCGCCTCAAGCGCATCCACGAGCTCATCATGCGGGAGATCGAGCTGCTGGAGGTCCAGCAGAAGATCACCATGGAGGCCCGGGGCGAGATGGACAAGAGCCAGCGGGAGTACTACCTCCGCCAGCAGCTCAAGGCCATCCAGCAGGAGCTGGGCGAGACCAACGAGCTGGCCGAGGAGATCCAGGCCTTCCGCGACAAGCTGGCCAAGCTCACCGTCCCCGAAGACATCATGCTGGAGATCGACCGCAACCTGAAGAAGCTGGAGCGCATGCACCCGGACTCCAGCGAGACGGCCGTCACCCGCACCTACCTGGAGTGGATGACCGAGATGCCCTGGGGGGTGATCTCCGAGGACAACAAGGACCTGAAGAAGGCCAAGGAGATCCTGGACGAGGAGCACGACGGCCTGGAGAAGATCAAGGACCGCCTCATGGAGTTCCTGGCGGTGCGCAAGCTCCGCCCCGATCTCAAGGGCACCATCCTCTGCTTTGTGGGGCCTCCGGGGACCGGCAAGACCTCGCTGGGCAAGAGCGTGGCCAAGGCCCTGGGCCGCAAGTTCGCCCGGGTCTCCCTGGGCGGCGTCCATGACGAGTCCGAGATCCGCGGCCACCGCCGCACCTATGTGGGTGCCATGCCCGGACGCATCGTCCAGGCCCTGCACCAGGTCAAGACCATGAACCCGGTCATCGTCCTGGACGAAGTGGACAAGATCGGCCGGGACATGCGGGGCGACCCGAGCGCTGCCCTGCTGGAGGTGCTGGATCCCGAGCAGAACAACACCTTCCGTGACAACTACATGAACGTGAACATCGACCTGAGCCAGGTGCTCTTCCTGACCACGGCCAACGAGCTGGACCCCATCCAGCCCGCCTTCCGGGACCGCATGGAGATCATCAGCCTCTCCAGCTACACCCTGGAGGAGAAGATCAGCATCGCCGAGAAGCACCTGATCCCCCGCCAGCTCGAAAAGAATGGCATCACCCGGGAGCAGGTGGCCTTCGCCAAGTCGGGGCTCCGGGCCCTGATCCAGGGCTACACCCGGGAGTCCGGCCTGCGCCAGCTGGAGCGGGAGGTCGGCAGCGTCTGCCGGAAGATCGCCCGGCGGGTGGCGGAGGAGAAGCAGGAAGGGAAGTTCACCCTCACCGAGGCGAACATCCAGGAGCTCATGGGTCCCCTCAAGCTCCTCAAGGACGAGCGGCTCAAGGCCCCCCGGGTGGGGGTGGTGACGGGTCTGGCCTGGACCTCCACCGGCGGCGATGTGCTCTTCGTGGAGGCCCTCAAGATGCCCGGCAAGGGCGGGCTGATTCTCACGGGCCAGCTGGGGGATGTGATGAAGGAGAGCGCCCAGGCGGCGCTGAGCTACATCCGCAGCCGCAGCGAGGCCTTCGGCATCGAGGCAGAGCTCTTCCAGAAGCACGATATCCACATCCACTTCCCCGAGGGGGCCATCCCCAAGGACGGGCCCTCGGCGGGTCTGGCCATGGCCACGGTCCTGCTCTCGGTCCTGAAGGGCATCCCGGTGAAGAACACCCTGGCCATGACGGGTGAGATCGACCTGCGGGGCGAGGCCCTGGCCATCGGCGGGCTGAAGGAGAAGTCCCTGGCGGCCCTGCGGGTGGGGATCAAGGACATCATCATCCCCTTCGCCAACCAGAAGGACCTGGAGGAGATCTCCCCCGAGGTCCGGGCCAAGCTCAGCTTCCACCCCGTCAAGCACGTGGAGGAGGTCTTCGAGATGGCCCTGACCCAGTGGGAGTGCCCCGACAGGCCGAAGAAGGCCGCCGCGAAGAAGCCTGCCAAAGCCCCGGTGAAGAAGACCCCCGCCAAGGCCTGAGCGGCCACAGAGCGGACCCCGGACAGAGCCAGGACACCCCCACAGGTGTTCCTGGCTCTTCTGACGGAGGTCGCCGGGAATGAAAAGCCTTGGGTCCGCCGATGCACGCCGATAGACGCCGATGGGCTCCGACCCACCCTGGCTTTTATCCGTGCGCATCCGTGCTCATCCGTGGCTGATGGGCTTTTTCAGCTTTTGATCCCTCTTCCTTCATCCTCGTCCATCACCGGGGATCCCCGGCTGGCGCTTCAACCTTCACGGAGGGATGGGAAGCCCTCCAGGGCCTCCAGGGAGCACTCCACCAGGGAGTGGAGTTCCTCCCGATCCGGGGCCTCGCCCCGATCCAGGCCCTCCTCGGCCTCCCGGGCGGCCTGCCGGAGCTGAGGCATCCCGTACCAGGCCGCCAGCCCTGCCAGACGGTGCAGCGCAAAGGCCACGGTGTCCGTATCCCCCTCCAACCCGGTCAGGCACTCCAGGGCCGACTCCCGGCAGGCCGGGAGCCCCGCCCGCCAGCCCCCTGGGGGCAGGCTCCCGATCAGCTCCGCCAGGTAGCCCTCGTCCAGCAGGCGCTGCGGCTCTTCCACCTCCCCTTCCGGCTGGAGCCCCGCCAGAACCGCGGCCAGCTGGGAGCGCCAGAGGGGCTTGGGGAGCACCCCGTCCACCCCGGCCTCCAGGCAGGCCGTGCGCTGGCTGAGCTCGGTGTCCGCCGTCAGGAGGTGGACCGGGATCGTGGCAGCCCAGGGCGTCGAGAGGGTCCGGATGCGGCGGAAGACCTCCAGCCCGTCCATGCCGGGCATGTGCAGGTCCAGAAGCACCAGATCGAAGGGCCGGGTGGCCAGAAGCTCCAGGGCCTGCTGCCCCCCTCCAGCCACGGTGGGGAGCTGTCCCAGGCTCTCCAGGAGCCCTGCGGTGACGATGCGGTTGGCCTGCACATCGTCCACCACCAGGACCTGCAGCGGGGTCCGCAGGCGCTCGGGCAGGGAGCGGGGCGCCTCCAGCACGGCCTCCCTGAGGCTCAGGGCGAAGTGGAAGGTGCTGCCCTGCCCCAGGATGCTCTCCACCTGGAGTTCTCCCCCCATGGCCGCCACCAGATCCCGGCTGATGGCGAGCCCCAGGCCAGTACCGCCGTGCTGGCGCTGGATGGAGTCGTCCTCCTGTTCAAAGGGGCGGAAGATCCGCACGAGGGAGCTCTCGGCGATACCCGGGCCGGTGTCCCGGACGCTGAAGGCGCAGCAGAGGCTTCCCTGCGCCTCCCGGGCCAGGCTCAAGCCCAGGACCACTTCGCCGGACTCGGTGAACTTGATGGCATTGCCCACCAGATTGATCAGGATCTGCCGCAGACGCAGGGGATCCCCCAGCAGATGAGGCGGCAGCTCGGCGGGGACCTCCAGCCTGAGGGCGATGCCCTTGGTCCGGGCCTGGGGATAGAGCACCCCGTGGACCGTGGCCAGCACCTCCCGGAGGGAGAAGGGCTCCTGGACCAGCTCGAAGTAGCCGGCCTCGACCCGCGCCAGGTCCAGGATGTCATCCAGGAGCTGGGCCAGCTGGCGCCCGCTGTACCCCACGATCTCCAGGGGCTGGGCCAGGGATCGGTCCAGCACCCGGGATTCCAGAAGCTGGATGCCCCCCAGGACCCCATTGAGGGGGGTGCGGATTTCGTGGCTCATGATGGCCAGGAAGCGGCTCTTGGCAGCGTTGGCCCGCCGGGCCTCGGCCTCGGCGGTCTTGCGCTCGGCCACCTCGCGCTGGAGTTCCTGGCGCAGGACGAAGTCCCGCCGGACCAGGCGGTTCCAGGAGACCTGGAAGGCATAGCCCGCGCCGTTGGCCACCAGGAGGGAGAGGGACAGCAGCAGGGTCGGCTGACCCGTCCACCCGCTCTGGGGGATCTGATGACCCAGGAAGGGGACGGCGATGATGCCATTGGCCAGGACGGTCATCCACACCCGATTGGGGAGCATGATGTAGGCCATGAGGATGATCAGCAGGATGAAGGGCAGGCCCCCCGCCGCCGCAGGCCCCTGGGCCTGGAGGAGGATCTCCGCCAACTCGGTCACCCCGATGAGCAGGAAGGCACTGAAGAGCAGCCAGCGGAAGGCCGCCCCGGGTCGCCGTGCACTCAGGTAGGTCCCCAGCATCAAGGCACCGCAACCCAGGCGGAGGGCCGCCATGAGGGCCAGGGGAAGGCCCGGCCCCAGGATGGCGTAGTTCAGGTAGATGCAGGCCACATAGGCGAGCCCGGCCACCCCCAGGACCAGGCGCACCTGGCGCCGGATCCGGGGCCAGGCGTCCGCGAAGAAGGCCTGTTCGCGCTGGGGGTCCAGGAACTCGCCGCTGAAGGACGAGAGAGCCACCTCGGCCTCCATCCCATCACCAGCCGTCCCCGGAGGGGCTGTTCCCGTGGTGTCCGACATCCTTCCTTCCACCCGCACCTCCTCCGGGGCAAGGCGTCAAGCACCGGAAAAAGACCGCACCCCACCAGGATCC
The sequence above is drawn from the uncultured Holophaga sp. genome and encodes:
- a CDS encoding ATP-binding protein, with protein sequence MSDTTGTAPPGTAGDGMEAEVALSSFSGEFLDPQREQAFFADAWPRIRRQVRLVLGVAGLAYVACIYLNYAILGPGLPLALMAALRLGCGALMLGTYLSARRPGAAFRWLLFSAFLLIGVTELAEILLQAQGPAAAGGLPFILLIILMAYIMLPNRVWMTVLANGIIAVPFLGHQIPQSGWTGQPTLLLSLSLLVANGAGYAFQVSWNRLVRRDFVLRQELQREVAERKTAEAEARRANAAKSRFLAIMSHEIRTPLNGVLGGIQLLESRVLDRSLAQPLEIVGYSGRQLAQLLDDILDLARVEAGYFELVQEPFSLREVLATVHGVLYPQARTKGIALRLEVPAELPPHLLGDPLRLRQILINLVGNAIKFTESGEVVLGLSLAREAQGSLCCAFSVRDTGPGIAESSLVRIFRPFEQEDDSIQRQHGGTGLGLAISRDLVAAMGGELQVESILGQGSTFHFALSLREAVLEAPRSLPERLRTPLQVLVVDDVQANRIVTAGLLESLGQLPTVAGGGQQALELLATRPFDLVLLDLHMPGMDGLEVFRRIRTLSTPWAATIPVHLLTADTELSQRTACLEAGVDGVLPKPLWRSQLAAVLAGLQPEGEVEEPQRLLDEGYLAELIGSLPPGGWRAGLPACRESALECLTGLEGDTDTVAFALHRLAGLAAWYGMPQLRQAAREAEEGLDRGEAPDREELHSLVECSLEALEGFPSLREG
- a CDS encoding deaminase, yielding MTYDPDRHALKDQVFMNMALELSRLGTCCRLKVGCILLRPDGGIASAGYNGALPGMPHCTPETCGPNQRCLHTSHAEENALGFCDGSVATAYVTHEPCLTCTRALIRRGVRRVIYCHPYTSMAEQEKVERDAILAHFHVAWTRI
- a CDS encoding tetratricopeptide repeat protein; the protein is MQQVPSPLLGVETPSALRRHRVWPPWAMALLLVLAVLLAYSNSLHSPFTYDDYCDVLDQYTIRHLWPLRDVLILPGKGWLNRPLVTLSFALNYAFGGVRPFGFHLVNLAVHLLASLTLLGVVRRTLLLPCFQERFKDQISALALGIAALWALHPLVTESVSYITQRYESVVSLLILATFYAFLRSLESRKLLWQVLAVLACALALQSKEIAVSLPLLVLCFDRAFVAGSFRGAMRERRWFYLGLVLTWLPFLYVQLHAAPRTFAASGYTMPWWKYALNQPRVVLHYLRMVIWPHPLVFDYFWQPTTSWKPLAPGIVAALVLLGFTIWAFFKRPRLAFLPLLFLAILAPTSSVMPILDLAVEHRMYLPLVPALVALVLVVHAGLRVVRERWGARLAWMNFLVAALFAAILATLGILTYLRNEDYKDPLDLWYSVILASPHNPRGHNNYAYQLIERGRLQEAIQEYGKAVQIAPGTPLFESNYGLSLGKAGRYQEGLEHLRIAVQRDPGTPAYLDNLGVVLLMKGSVANAEICFQTALGMDSKDGTALAGMSSVMQAKRDLPQAKVYILRALEADPYNPGLWEQKAYILSDLGDREGARAAFRQTLRAMFSAEKICSLAWAIHQRGYDLEALAALDQVDRMVPGHLRARMERAWILAASADAGIRNGAEAARLAQGVLEAQQGVRTPEILDLVAVAYASAGRFEEAVALVQEGLSKSKDQRESWVPILQAHLALFSVNKPVVEAPYVSPAKRGAKS
- a CDS encoding type II secretion system protein, which encodes MYGRRKEQKGFSLIELLLVVAILGIISAIAIPSYLGQRRRARVVGDAMANAKVMSLLLESRKAENGIYGTAATYSWPASGTADSSATSLLPTFTPKGNSTMDYTLEIGSSGLAYTLTVVDPSLATTAYQTDQAGSELQRLK
- a CDS encoding type II secretion system protein, whose protein sequence is MKKQSGFTLIELLLVLAIIGIISAIAIPALLGQRERAKAKATQGNADAIAGECARVNDTMKENGTAVTATEVVGSVLALSNFTTPNTVNPYYAGSAPFIAAATGGVGQVALNGTNYTDPATGQSYSAVIITALYLKGGVSASTTKIVALD
- the lon gene encoding endopeptidase La, which translates into the protein MAEELNPTQIFDEQPKIPEVLPVLPLRDVVVYPYVILPLSVSREKSIRAVDTALVENRMILLLSQKQTEMDDPKPEDLYQVGTAALIVRVLKLPDGRIRALVQGLQRVRVEYFTETENVFKARVEPLVEPESPNSSVEQDALMRSVKQTLEKAVALGKSLNQEVLVIAANLDAPGRLADLVASNLELKPPQLQEVLEIIDPLARLKRIHELIMREIELLEVQQKITMEARGEMDKSQREYYLRQQLKAIQQELGETNELAEEIQAFRDKLAKLTVPEDIMLEIDRNLKKLERMHPDSSETAVTRTYLEWMTEMPWGVISEDNKDLKKAKEILDEEHDGLEKIKDRLMEFLAVRKLRPDLKGTILCFVGPPGTGKTSLGKSVAKALGRKFARVSLGGVHDESEIRGHRRTYVGAMPGRIVQALHQVKTMNPVIVLDEVDKIGRDMRGDPSAALLEVLDPEQNNTFRDNYMNVNIDLSQVLFLTTANELDPIQPAFRDRMEIISLSSYTLEEKISIAEKHLIPRQLEKNGITREQVAFAKSGLRALIQGYTRESGLRQLEREVGSVCRKIARRVAEEKQEGKFTLTEANIQELMGPLKLLKDERLKAPRVGVVTGLAWTSTGGDVLFVEALKMPGKGGLILTGQLGDVMKESAQAALSYIRSRSEAFGIEAELFQKHDIHIHFPEGAIPKDGPSAGLAMATVLLSVLKGIPVKNTLAMTGEIDLRGEALAIGGLKEKSLAALRVGIKDIIIPFANQKDLEEISPEVRAKLSFHPVKHVEEVFEMALTQWECPDRPKKAAAKKPAKAPVKKTPAKA